The following nucleotide sequence is from Nitrospira sp..
CTGCTTCCCAACGTTGACGGGCTGCTTTGATTTCTGGATTGACGCCTTCGAGTTCTTCAATGAGGCTCGCAAGGTTGATGCGACGCTCAGCCTCTGAGCTTTGGACAGTGCTGTTGTGCGCAACGCTTTCAAGGTCTTCCCCACGAACAGACCAGGGTGAGAGCATTACGATGAAAAAGAGCACAAGCGGAACAGACGAGACTGAATTTCTGGCAATTGATGGTGTCACGGCAACACCTCCACAGCACGTGAAAGATTAGAGAGAGAATCGCCCGCTCAGCCGAGCGGCGACCGGAAGCACTGGAGGTGTAGAATCAGATTCGGAGGACCGGGGAAGACTCTATGGAGAGAGGCACAATGGAGCAGACATTGCTCCAAGAGAACCGCGGTGGGGTGGAGAACACCGGGAGTACGTTATCAGGACTAGACGAGATCGCGGCATGAGCAACATCCATGACGATAGTGCTTTGCCTCAGCTGGCGTTCGGGAGACGAGGTGAGTGATGCCGGACACATGACTGTCCCATCCATGGAGCAAGCCATGTGCTCTTCTACCATTGTTATGGCTTCTTCTGCCCTCGACAGATCCGGCAAGGTACACATCGATCCAATCACCTGGCAGAAGGTGAAGAGGAGCAGCAGCGCAACATATTTCGTATCCACTCGTCGGATCATGCGAGCGACGAATCTCCTGAGGATCTGCTCAAATGCGAGCATAGTTTCCAACAATCACAACAGGTCGTCAAGTCTGCCCAACTTCGTGTAAAGAAAAAGCATGGGTAGTGCCAAAAAAACTCCTATCGACACATCGTCTTACCTACAAATTGTTTCAGTAAGTTATGCGGCTATCCCCGCAGAGTTCAGTGCCTCCCTCATGCTCCCGTTGAGGCATTTCGGGGCAGCACAACATTTACTGTCTGCAGCTAATCGCGCCACACCTCTGCCGCTTCTCACTAAGGAATTAGGATACCTACTCCTAATTCCTCATCACCAAGGGGGTGGAACGATACCCGTCTTCCCCTGAACTGAACCCCGCTGGTTGAGACCTGCCCGCACACGCCTCTGAATGTCTGGATGAACTCATTCCCTCACCAGCCGGAGGGACGCGCAGCTGCAGTCATATAGAGGATGGTCCCACGCCCTGCGCATATGAAGGAGCCTGCTCCCCATGACAGCTCCCTAGTCACTTCCCCCAATCCGATCAGTCGATCTGCACTCTCCGCAGCCGCAGGCTGTTCATGACGACGCTGACGGAGCTGAACGCCATGGCCGCGCTCGCCAGCACAGGACTCAACATCAGACCGATGAACGGATACAACGCACCGGCCGCGACAGGAATGCCGACCACGTTATAAATAAACGCCCAGAACAGATTCTGCTTCATCACCAGCATCGTCTTCCTGGCGAGTCTGATCGCCGTGGCGACGCCCCGCAGGTCGCCTCGCATCAGCGTGACATCACTCGCCTCGATGGCGATGTCCGTCCCGGTCCCGATGGCCATTCCCACGTCGGCCTGTGCCAGAGCCGGCGCGTCGTTGATACCGTCTCCGATCATCGCAACGACCTGACCCGCCTCGCGCAGACGCCGGACCTCCGCCACCTTGCCCTCCGGCAACACTCCGGCCACGACTCGATCCACGCCGACTTCCTTAGCCACCGCCTGCGCGGTGCGCTCGTGATCGCCGCTCAGCATGACAACCGTCAACCCCATTTGTTTGAGCTGTCGGATGGCTTCGCGTGATGTCTCCTTCACTGGATCAGCCACCGCGATGAGCCCAGCCGGCTGGCCGTTGATGGCCACATACACCGGCGTCTTCCCTACTCTGGCCCACTGCTCCGTCTGCACGAGGAATACCTCCGACGGCACCGCATACTCCGCCATCAGGCCTTCATTCCCGACAAGGATCGCCGTGCCCTCCACCACACCCGCAGCCCCTCGCCCCGCAAAGGACTGGAAGGATTCAACCTCCGCCAACGGAAGCATCTGCTCTCCGGCCGCACGCACAATCGCCTCCGCCACCGGATGTTCCGACGAGGCCTCCAGCGAGGCCACGAGGCGGAGGAATTCACGATCGGACCACTTGCTGCCGCTTGCCCTGATGACATCGGTGACGGCCGGTTTGCCCTCCGTGATGGTGCCGGTCTTGTCGAGCACGACCGTGGTAATTCCACCGGCCCGCTGCAGCGCTTCTCCACCTTTGATCAGAATGCCCTGTTCCGCCCCCCTCCCGGTCGCCACCATCATCGCCGTCGGGACCGCAAGTCCCATCGCGCAAGGGCAGGCAATGATCAGCACTGCGATGGCTGCAGCAAAGGCTTGCACCGCAAACGCCTGATCCACCGCGACATACCAGACCACGAACGTCGTGACCGCCAGTGACATCACGATCGGCACAAAGACGGCACTGACTTGGTCGGCCAGTTTTTGAATCGGAGCCCGTGCCCCCTGTGCGTCCTGCATCAGCTTGACGATATGGGCCAGCACACTGTCCGCACCCACCGTGGTCGCCTGATAGCGGAACGCGCCGGACTTGTTGATCGTGCCGCCGATGACCCGATCTCCCGCCTGCTTCGCGACCGGCATCGCTTCGCCGGTCAACATGGATTCATCGACGCTGCTTGTGCCGGACAACACATCGCCATCCACTGCGATGCGCTCGCCTGGTCGCACCACGACGACGTCTCCGCTCTTCACTGCTTCGACTGGCAGATCGATCTCGACTGCCTCCCGCACCACGCGGGCCGTCTTGGGTTGCAGCGCCATCAAACGTCGCAGCGCAACCGAGGTCTGCCGCTTGGCACGGGCCTCCAGCGTATGACCCGTCAGGATCAAGGCAATGATCATCACCACAGCCTCGTAATAGACATCCGGCCGGACTCCGTGGTTCAGGAAGAAGTCCGGAACGACGGTGGCCAGAGCCGAATAGAAAAAAGCGGCGCCGGTTCCCACCGCAATCAGGGTATTCATGTCGGCTGCGCGGTGCCGGAGCGCGGACCAGGCTCGCACATAAAAATGCCGCCCGGTCGACCCCATCACTACCATCGTCAGTGCCATCAGAACGTAGGACCAAACGGCTGGAGGCGCGAACGATAATGAGGATGCCGCCTGCATCATCAAAGTCATGAAGAACCCCGTAGCATGGCTATCCGCCTCACTCGCCACCATCAGCGGCATGGATAGCGCCATCGCCAACAGGCCGGCGGCCCCGCTCCACAGGGCCTGACGCCGCACCGCAAGGTATTCCTCTTCCTGTGCCCGATCCTGTGCTGCCTGTTCATCGAACGAGGTTTGGCTCTGGGTCGCAGGCTTCGCCTCATACCCCGTCCGGTTGATCGCCTCGACCAGCGATGCCTCCGAGGTGACGGCGGAGTCATAGGTGATGACGGCCTGCTTCAACATGAGATGGACGGACGCATCGACGACCCCGGGTTCCGCTTGCACCACCCGCTGGACGCGACTCTGGCAAGCGGCGCAGGTCATGCCCTGAACTGGAATCGTCACCTTCCGGAGCTGCGGAGGCTCGGGCGCCTCCGCACCCACAGATAGCTCCCCCTTCCCTTCCAACAATACAACCTTCTTCATGTCGCCCTCCCGGCCGGCTGGGCCTCATATCCCACGTCGTTTACCGCCCGGGCGATGTCCGCCGGCGTGATCTCTTCCTGGTCGTAAACAACAACGGCTTCGCCGACCTTGACAGTCTTGACCTGCACGCCATCAAGTTGGGTCAACACCTTCGTGACCTGCCCGACACAGTGCCCGCAGCTCATTCCGTCAATTTTCAGGATCAAATCTTTCATGGTGCGCCTCCTGGGTTGAGTGAACGGTTCGATGAACCCCATGTCCAATCAAGCCGCTCCGTCACCTCTAAGGACGGAGATGGAGGCAACGCATTACAGTGAGAAATTTATGAGGCAGGAATAAAAGGTTCAGCCAATTCGCAGGAGCAACGGTAGGCCCAAACAAGAGTACGACGATGGCTTCGTCTAAATTGTTCTGGGAGCAGGCCATCTACGCTCTCCGCCGAGGGGAAGCAGGCAATTCCTTGATGATATCTCGCGCCAATTAGGCGTCGGCGAGGCCATCTTCTCTAGTGACAAGAAGTACGCGCATCTCGCCGCGAAAGGATTCGACCGACTTCGTTCCCCACCCAGGGCTCGCGTGCAAATTACCCCCCTCGAACTCGGAAGGTAAAGATTGCTTCCCGCGTCGTAGCGCCTCATGCGCTCTCTTATTCGTGCTTGTAGCACATCCTGCCACTTTGAAACCGAAACCCATTCGAAGAGAAGATGACACCACCCCCGATAAAAGTTGAGTTACTACCGTATGAACCTACTTGGGCCGCATTGGCCGAGGAAGAAGTAAAGGCGACCAAGGCTGCCCTCGACTCAATGCTGTTAGTGGTTCATCACATTAGCTCGACAGCAATTCCTGGCATAACCACTGACCCGCATGCGTTGCCCCACAGCGCGAAGGAACTCAACTCAGAGGAGGTTCCCGGTAGAGCCCACCCACCACATTCGCGCATCACAAGACGACCGGGAAGCGGCTGGACTGGAGGTTTCGCTCACGGATTTCGACGAGGACACTCGGCGCCTTGGCCTCTACGTCAAGAGGTCGGACTGTTCTTCGCCCCGGCCGACGATGCATTGCGGTTCACTTCATGACTCGGGCGCTTCACGGCTGAGGAACAATGCTACGAGAGCCGCTTCCTCTATATAAGCGGAGCGGGCCAACGTGGTGAATCAGTAATGCGGCAATGGAAGGAACCTGCTTGACAGCAGAACGGCTTGGCAGCATCTCCCTCGCTGGCTCTCATTCGAGAGCTATTGAGTTCGAGAAAGAGAATGGCAACGACAAATCTGATGCGCTTGTTGCCGTCGATAAAGGGGTGGTTCCAAAGAATCAAGAAAAGCACTTCCATGGGCAGCACGTAAGAGAGATCGTCTGTCGCTCTCCGCGGCGATCAGACTCGACGGAATAGCGGGCATGACAGGAGAATGGCTTTGCGGAGAGGGGGGCATGACTAGGCAGAGTCAGCCCGGGAGGCGTTCCTCAGACGGTTGAGGCAAGGAATCGTAATGAACCGGTTGGATTGCAGGATGAGCCGCCGTTTCTGCAGATCTGCCAGTACACGGCTTACCGTTTCCCTCCTGAGTCCGGCCATGTCAGCGATGATTGTGGGGGAAAGCTTCACCGGTAACCTCACCTCCTCTTCATCCAACAATGTCAGTTGTCGCACTAGGTCAAGGAGGAGGTGGATGACCCGACTGGACGCATCCTGCACCGCCCGAAGTCCAACCCTCTCTTGGAGAGTGCCGACCTGGGAACCAATTTGCCGAAACAAGGCGGTCAGGGATCGAGGGTTCGACTGGACCTGAGCGAGTAAGTCCTCCGGTCTAACAAAGACAACGGTTGTTTCCATGAGGGCCCGCCCTGAGCTTGAATAGCTACCCTCCCCCTGCAACCAATCAGCCAACCCAAGGAAATCCCCAACCCCGCAGCATTGGAGTGCCACCTCGTCTCCGACCTCAGTAAGTCGCGATACCATGGTTAAACCGCGGCACACTATGGGTAAGGAGGCGCGTGGCTCGCCATGCAACATGACATAATGCCCGGCCCGATACGATTTAATCTCAACGCGTAGCGAGGTGGCAGCGAGAGGCGGCAACACACACTGCTGCTGCTTCGAGCACCCTGAACACAGTTCCTCAAATCGTGGAGCCGCGAGATGATGTCGGCGCCGCGACCGTGGAGGGTTGACGTTGTTTTTCATGAACAATAGTACTCGGCCGGTTGCGACTCACAATTCAGATCTTAGCGATTGCGATGGAACCGTAGGCGCATTAAGATCGACACCTTCGACCTCCTCGACCGCAGACGGGAACTGCAGTAGCCCAACCAAAAACCACCTCTATCCCGTTGTGCGGAGGCCAGTTGCCAAATCGGAGGCCCCCCCCAATTCAAATCGCTCGTTTCACGAAATGGGTGTCTTTTGTCGCTCATTGTCCTACAGAGTGGACAGCCGCTGTGCTTCTCTTGTGGTCATCGGTCCATGCCAGGCTGGACATCCTTTACTCGGATCATGCCCCTAATGTTTTTCTATCATACCAACTGGTCTTGAAGAAAAAGCGTGATGCAGATCACAAACAAAAATTTCTCCGTCGAATACGATGCTGCGCTTGCATTTGCGGGGTTTCCACGAGGGATAGACCCGTGGCTCGACCTTTCCACCTTCCATTCATCGTGAACTTGCTTATCGGCAAGTTGACCAGCCGTCTCACGCTACAACTTGAATTCTGGGTGCTGGTAACCGCCTTCCCGTCATTGCTCCTGGGGGGATGGTTATTCACAAGTGTGTATCGAGAACTCGTCGTGACCCGACAGCTCAGCGCCGAGACGGTGGCCCGGCAGACATTGGATGCTGCCGAGCGTCTCGTCTTCGAACGTCACGGAGATACACAAGTCTTTTCCGGCCTTCCCGTGGTCCGAGGTCTCGACCGGATCCAACTCGCCGACGTTGCGGACTACCTCGTCACCACCTACGCACCATACTATCGGCTGGCGCTTGTCCTTGATCGGGAAGGTCAGGTCTTGGCTGTCAATCGGGTGGATGCGGCCGGGGGCCCCATCCCGACGGCACAACTGCTTGGGCGATCGGTCGCGGGGGAGCCCTGGTTCAAGCGAGCTCTGAGCACGACTGAATCGGTAGTGATTGAAGATTTTCACCCTGACTCGATGAGTGAGGCGATCTATCAGGACTCTCGCCCGGTCATGAGCTTCTCTGCGCCGATCAGAAACCACGCAGGTCTTGTGATAGGGGTCTGGTCCACGCGACTGTCCCTCGACTCTCTTGAGGAGATGCTGGCAAAGGTCGCCAGCATCTCCTCGCCGGCATCCCTTTACGCGCTGAGATTGCTGACACCTCACCAAGACTGGCCTCTCATTCAGGTGGGACCCTGGCCGCGGCCTGAGGATCCACGTCGGAGCAGCTTGCACCAGGGGGCGATATTTCCCTTGCTCGCTGTTGCCGATTCCACCGGATTTTCGCGTTGGCCGGGGCTGCATTGGCGACTTGAAGTCTATGAACCACCGGACGCCCTGGGCTGGCCAAAAATCCTCACCTGGCTTTCAGTCTGGCTCGGAGTGATGGTGCTTGGGGGAATGATCGGTTTGGGATGGATCGTCCACCACCGGCTGATAAGGCCTATTCTAACCCTGACGGAGTTGGCTAGGGACCGGGCTCGCCTGGCCAGGACGGTCCCGATTGAGCGCATGGTTGTGTCGACTCCGTTGGCCACGTCCAAAGCGGCGTTCAGCCTTCGCACACGTCCCGATGAACTGGGAACACTGATGCGCACGCTCGGGGCGATGGCGCAGGAGGGCGAGGAGCAAGTGGCCCGGCTTACTTCGCTGAATGCGATTGCGCAGAGCTTTCAGCGCGAGATGGTCTCGCTGCCAGCGCTACTCGCACGAACCGTCAATACAGCTCGCGATCTCACTGGCGCCCGTTATGCGGCCTTGGGCGTATTCGATGAAACCGGAGAACGCCTCACCCAGTTCATCACGGCCGGAATGGACGAGGCCACCCGAACGACGATTGGAACGCTTCCAATCGGCCGGGGCCTCCTCGGACATCTCGCGAAGGAAGATGGGATTCTTCGTCTGAGCGACCTCACCCAGCATCCGACATTCAGTGGGTTTCCTCCCCACCATCCGCCGATGTCATCGTTCATGGGCGTGCCGATCCAGGCACATGGCAAACTCTACGGTCGACTCTATCTGACGAACAAAGAAGGACCGGCGCAGGTGGCTACTGACTTTACCGAAATAGACGAACAGGTCATCGTTGCACTGGCATACCAAGCCGGGACCGCGATCGAGAATGCCAGTCTATTCCATCAAACCAAGACAGCCGAAACGCGGTATCGTGCCATCCTGGATTCCGTCGAGGAGGGGATCTACGGCATTGCCCTCTCAGGACACTGCCTGTTTATCAACAGAGCTGGGGCTGTACGACTGGGCTATGGGCCGGATGACTTGGTGGGCCGGTCGTTGCATTCGCTCATTCATCATACACAGGCTGATGGCCTGCCCTGCCATGAAAGTGCGTGCCCTCTTCATGCCGTGCTCCGCACGGCAACGCCCGCCCGGTTAGAAAACGAGGTTCTCTGGTGCCGGAACAGGACCTCCCTTCCGGCCATTTGTGTCTCCACGCCGCTATATGATGCGACAAGAACGGTCATCGGAGCCGTTGTCAGTTTCACGGATGTGACGGAACGCCGACACCTGGAGGAACAACTCCGACAAACACAGAAAATGGAAGCGATCGGGAAACTTGCCGGAGGGATTGCCCACGATTTTAACAATCTCCTTACCGCCATTTTGGGATACAGCAACCTCCTGTTGGAGAGAGTCGCTCCAGCCCAACAGTCAGAGGTGATCGAGATCAAAAAGGCGGGCGAGCGGGCGGCCTCGTTGACCCAGCAACTCCTCGCCTTCAGCCGCAAACAAGTGCTCGCGCCCTGCGTACTTGACCTAAATACAGTGGTGACGGGGATGGAGCGCCTGTTGCGCCGCCTCATTGGAGAACACATTGACCTGCTCACGATCTCCGCTGTCTCGCTGGGGCGGGTCAAGGTGGATCAGGGCCAAATCGAACAGGTGATCCTGAATCTGGCGTTGAACGCACGGGATGCTATGCCTCACGGTGGACGGCTCACCATTGAGACAGCCAATATCGAACTGGATGAACAGAATTGCCGGACACATCTGGACGTCAACCCCGGGAGGTTTGTCATGCTGGCTGTCGGCGATAACGGCCACGGCATGGACGCAGGAACGCTCTCGCGGTGTCTGGAGCCGTTTTTTACCACTAAACCGCTAGGCACGGGCACGGGATTGGGCCTTTCGACCGTATACGGTATCACCAAGCAAAGCGGTGGCGCCATCGAGATATGCAGCGAACCAGGTTGCGGTACGACGGTGAAAGTCTACCTGCCATCAATCGAGGAGGATCTGCCTCCCCTCGCGCAGGCCGCCAGAAATACCCTGCCCCGGCGCTGCACGGAGACGATTTTGTTGGTGGAAGACGATGAGACCGTGCGGTTCTTCGCGCAGACGGTCCTTACTCGAGCGGGGTATGCCGTCCTGGAGGCCTCAAGTGGAGAGATGGCGATAGGCATGAATACCCGACATGAAGGGACGATCCATCTCTTGTTGACCGATGTCATGATCCCCGGCATGAATGGCCACGTATTAGCGAGGCGTCTGATGTCAGAACGACCGGGTCTGAAGGTGTTGTACCTGTCGGGGTACGCTGAAGATGCCGTTGTGCACCACGGAGTTTTGGACTCTCGCACGCCATTTCTCCACAAACCCTTTACCGCTGACCGTTTGGCTGAGAAAGTCGGTGAGGTGCTGGATGCGTAACTAGGTCGTCTAGCGATTGGGGCGACTCAGTCGTCCACGAAAATGCAAGACAGGATCGCGCCACGATGCCGCAAGAAAGGAATTGACCCATGTCAGATCCCTCACGAGTGATGCCGGACGATTCAGGCGAGGGTCTGCGTATTTTGATCGCAGATGACGACGTAACCTTTCGCGAAACCGCAGCGGTTTTCCTCCGTCGCGCCGGATATCTGTGCACATGGGCCGGTGATGCGGAGGAAGCCGCAACGGCCTTAGCGGCCTACCCCTATGAGTTGCTCATCACGGATATCAATATGCCGGGCAATGAGAATTTGGAGTTATTGCATCGGCTCCACCGAGGGCAGACCACCGTGCCCGTGATCCTTGTCACGGGATATCCTACGGTCCCCACTGCCGTGGAGGCTCTGCGCCTGTCGGTGGTCGACTATTTTATTAAGCCACTCGACTTTCCTAGCGTACTTTTGAGGATCAGGCACGCCATCGAAAAAGGGCGCCTTTTGCGCTGTCTGCAGCAGTCTCGCCGGGAGGCGAGTGCCTGGATTGGCACCATGGAGCGTGTTGAACAGGGGCTTCTCGCCTCTGGACCAATCGGTTCCGCGGAGCAGCAGGCATGGTCAATCGATCGGTGCCTAGGCCAGATGGCGACACAGCTGCTTCAGCTGATGATGAGTTTCAAGGCTGCCGCGAATCTTGCGAACAAGCGTCAAGCTGGGCAGGCCATCGATCTGTGCGCGGCACTGCAGTGCCCACGCCTGACACAGTACGAAGAGGCCGTGAAGGCCACGGTCGACGTGCTGGAACGCACCAAATACGCCTTTAAGTCGAAGGACCTCGGCCTGGTCAGAAAACAATTGGAAACTCTGCTGAGTGCCAATCGTAGCGGCCCCTCAAGTTCCTCGTAATATCGTCCGAAAAAGATCCTGACAAAAGAGCCGAACGTGATACGGCAGGTCGGCTCGCCTTAGCGGACACGGTTCAGCCTTGTAAGTTGAAGGCGCAATCGGAAACTCCCCCCTTCTCGCGGGAGCAACCGGTCGCGCCTTTTGTATTTTTTGCGATGACGGCCCTGCTCGCTCCTCAACGGGGGCGGTGGAGCTTCCGGCGTACTGACGTCCATCATTTTATGTCTCAACCGTTTCAGCATCAACAGTACCGTCGGCTGTCGTTCTTAATCCTGGGGATGGTTGCCGTTGCGTTGGCGGTCGGGCTGGTGCTCTTTCAGCATCTCAAGCAGCAGTTGATCACCGACTCTGGGAAGCGGCTGGCCCTGGCAGCCATCGACCTTGCAGAGAGGCTCGATCGGGTTCTCTTTGAGCGATATGCCGATATTCGGCTCATGGCTGATGCGGCGGTGTTCCAGGGAGATAACAGGGCCGCCATGGACAGTTATCTGCGTAAGATCCAGCAAGCGTATGCCATTTATGAGTGGATCGGGGTGACCGATGCAACAGGCCGGATCATCGCGAGCACGGAGGCAGCCAGCCTAGGCAAGAATCTCGACGCTGAGCCTTGGGGCCCCGCGACTCAGATTGAGCGGGGCATCATTCTGGGAGATGTGCAGCGTTCGTCCGAGACGGGGAACAGGCTGGTCATCGGGTTCACTGCTCCGATCATAGAGGCTGATGGAAAATTCCGGGGGACCATCACGACCCGCGTGGCCCTCCAAGCATTAGAAGACATCATGGCGCCAACCTTGGTGGCGCTGCAGTTGCAGCAAGGTACATCGGCCAGGATCGAATACCAGCTTGTGAGTCGCGAAGGTGACCTCATCGCCGATTCGCTCCTACGGGAGGAACAGCAGGCCAACCTGATTGCCGCCGGGGTCCTGTCCGCGCAGCTTGCCGGAACGAGGCCGTCCGGCTATGTCGAGGAGGAACACCGGCGCCGTCACGTACCGGTGGTCACGGGCTTTGCCCGTACGAGAGGCCATGAAGACTTTCCTGGTTTCCAATGGAGCCTCTTTGTCCGGATGGACCGTGACGATATCCTGGCCTCTCTGTCGGCGGTCGTGCGGCCCCTTGGT
It contains:
- a CDS encoding response regulator, coding for MSDPSRVMPDDSGEGLRILIADDDVTFRETAAVFLRRAGYLCTWAGDAEEAATALAAYPYELLITDINMPGNENLELLHRLHRGQTTVPVILVTGYPTVPTAVEALRLSVVDYFIKPLDFPSVLLRIRHAIEKGRLLRCLQQSRREASAWIGTMERVEQGLLASGPIGSAEQQAWSIDRCLGQMATQLLQLMMSFKAAANLANKRQAGQAIDLCAALQCPRLTQYEEAVKATVDVLERTKYAFKSKDLGLVRKQLETLLSANRSGPSSSS
- a CDS encoding response regulator, whose protein sequence is MARPFHLPFIVNLLIGKLTSRLTLQLEFWVLVTAFPSLLLGGWLFTSVYRELVVTRQLSAETVARQTLDAAERLVFERHGDTQVFSGLPVVRGLDRIQLADVADYLVTTYAPYYRLALVLDREGQVLAVNRVDAAGGPIPTAQLLGRSVAGEPWFKRALSTTESVVIEDFHPDSMSEAIYQDSRPVMSFSAPIRNHAGLVIGVWSTRLSLDSLEEMLAKVASISSPASLYALRLLTPHQDWPLIQVGPWPRPEDPRRSSLHQGAIFPLLAVADSTGFSRWPGLHWRLEVYEPPDALGWPKILTWLSVWLGVMVLGGMIGLGWIVHHRLIRPILTLTELARDRARLARTVPIERMVVSTPLATSKAAFSLRTRPDELGTLMRTLGAMAQEGEEQVARLTSLNAIAQSFQREMVSLPALLARTVNTARDLTGARYAALGVFDETGERLTQFITAGMDEATRTTIGTLPIGRGLLGHLAKEDGILRLSDLTQHPTFSGFPPHHPPMSSFMGVPIQAHGKLYGRLYLTNKEGPAQVATDFTEIDEQVIVALAYQAGTAIENASLFHQTKTAETRYRAILDSVEEGIYGIALSGHCLFINRAGAVRLGYGPDDLVGRSLHSLIHHTQADGLPCHESACPLHAVLRTATPARLENEVLWCRNRTSLPAICVSTPLYDATRTVIGAVVSFTDVTERRHLEEQLRQTQKMEAIGKLAGGIAHDFNNLLTAILGYSNLLLERVAPAQQSEVIEIKKAGERAASLTQQLLAFSRKQVLAPCVLDLNTVVTGMERLLRRLIGEHIDLLTISAVSLGRVKVDQGQIEQVILNLALNARDAMPHGGRLTIETANIELDEQNCRTHLDVNPGRFVMLAVGDNGHGMDAGTLSRCLEPFFTTKPLGTGTGLGLSTVYGITKQSGGAIEICSEPGCGTTVKVYLPSIEEDLPPLAQAARNTLPRRCTETILLVEDDETVRFFAQTVLTRAGYAVLEASSGEMAIGMNTRHEGTIHLLLTDVMIPGMNGHVLARRLMSERPGLKVLYLSGYAEDAVVHHGVLDSRTPFLHKPFTADRLAEKVGEVLDA
- a CDS encoding Fic family protein — encoded protein: MEVLFLILWNHPFIDGNKRIRFVVAILFLELNSSRMRASEGDAAKPFCCQAGSFHCRITDSPRWPAPLI
- a CDS encoding Crp/Fnr family transcriptional regulator; protein product: MLPPLAATSLRVEIKSYRAGHYVMLHGEPRASLPIVCRGLTMVSRLTEVGDEVALQCCGVGDFLGLADWLQGEGSYSSSGRALMETTVVFVRPEDLLAQVQSNPRSLTALFRQIGSQVGTLQERVGLRAVQDASSRVIHLLLDLVRQLTLLDEEEVRLPVKLSPTIIADMAGLRRETVSRVLADLQKRRLILQSNRFITIPCLNRLRNASRADSA
- a CDS encoding copper-translocating P-type ATPase, whose amino-acid sequence is MKKVVLLEGKGELSVGAEAPEPPQLRKVTIPVQGMTCAACQSRVQRVVQAEPGVVDASVHLMLKQAVITYDSAVTSEASLVEAINRTGYEAKPATQSQTSFDEQAAQDRAQEEEYLAVRRQALWSGAAGLLAMALSMPLMVASEADSHATGFFMTLMMQAASSLSFAPPAVWSYVLMALTMVVMGSTGRHFYVRAWSALRHRAADMNTLIAVGTGAAFFYSALATVVPDFFLNHGVRPDVYYEAVVMIIALILTGHTLEARAKRQTSVALRRLMALQPKTARVVREAVEIDLPVEAVKSGDVVVVRPGERIAVDGDVLSGTSSVDESMLTGEAMPVAKQAGDRVIGGTINKSGAFRYQATTVGADSVLAHIVKLMQDAQGARAPIQKLADQVSAVFVPIVMSLAVTTFVVWYVAVDQAFAVQAFAAAIAVLIIACPCAMGLAVPTAMMVATGRGAEQGILIKGGEALQRAGGITTVVLDKTGTITEGKPAVTDVIRASGSKWSDREFLRLVASLEASSEHPVAEAIVRAAGEQMLPLAEVESFQSFAGRGAAGVVEGTAILVGNEGLMAEYAVPSEVFLVQTEQWARVGKTPVYVAINGQPAGLIAVADPVKETSREAIRQLKQMGLTVVMLSGDHERTAQAVAKEVGVDRVVAGVLPEGKVAEVRRLREAGQVVAMIGDGINDAPALAQADVGMAIGTGTDIAIEASDVTLMRGDLRGVATAIRLARKTMLVMKQNLFWAFIYNVVGIPVAAGALYPFIGLMLSPVLASAAMAFSSVSVVMNSLRLRRVQID
- a CDS encoding heavy-metal-associated domain-containing protein, with the protein product MKDLILKIDGMSCGHCVGQVTKVLTQLDGVQVKTVKVGEAVVVYDQEEITPADIARAVNDVGYEAQPAGRAT
- a CDS encoding GrpB family protein, translating into MTPPPIKVELLPYEPTWAALAEEEVKATKAALDSMLLVVHHISSTAIPGITTDPHALPHSAKELNSEEVPGRAHPPHSRITRRPGSGWTGGFAHGFRRGHSAPWPLRQEVGLFFAPADDALRFTS